Proteins encoded together in one Quercus lobata isolate SW786 chromosome 3, ValleyOak3.0 Primary Assembly, whole genome shotgun sequence window:
- the LOC115980015 gene encoding disease resistance protein RML1B-like, with translation MAFLVNKGVSSSFFTHQCRYDVFVSFRGDDTRNSFTSILIGILYHHGINIFLDNEHIRGEEIPDKLFEAIESSRIAIIVFSKNYAFSTWCLKELVKILECKKKGQIVLPIFYKVDPSEVHNQKGKFGEALTKHEIEFKDKMEVQKWRIALHEAGYIGGWHCKKDHPQFTLIKEVFEVISRVKLNYTKIFEVKYPVGIDSRVEDINWHLDIDSNDVRMVVIHGLPGIGKTTIAKAIYDLIAYRFEGSSFLENVKENSRTKDGKLHLRETLYSKILGGRTLKELGAFQRINMRMEMPQHKRILLILDDVDKLIQVTDLLGECSCFASGSRIIITTRDENLLSTLQEDYHLTYYNYRLKELDKHESHELFCQHAFKENKPKKGYSELVDLFISYAKGLPLALKVIGSDLYPRDDIRCWKSALDKYKRILHPNILEVLKISYDGLDQTQQDIFLDIACFLKELCKDVVEHILQSCNSYDPYYDIEILKDKSLVVVAGDGKLSMHDLIQQMGLEIVRQELEVSKKHRRLLCYDDAPEVLIPETGLEEVRGITLCLSQPRNMQLDFEKMKNLKYLVVRNLICEDVKYLPNELRLIDWNGFPLPSLPTTVNLQKLVALKVPGSHITLDQHFERCRFTALKYMDFTDCKNVTKLPDLSVIAPSIKKLILKRCENLVEIHQSVGLLEGLEHWSLYGCENLKIIPRILKLKSLQWFCLWKFSDIWQSTERLALPLSIENLTSLHTLSICSKNLNDLPSCFSTLPNLKFLCMYGFENFSKNLDIPDCFPKLETLLVMYSNITTLPDISSRFPQLKKLNIAGCWNFQKIPRLPSCIFIVRIVGCKSLDSQSSRRLLSQFAEKVGLPQNIVCPRGSSYRGYASETDFAHIKGFSFEFDGNVLIPGSKIPKWFNHQIVGSSISFSVGRKLPSFAFCVAIQVQLKDKVTKKRDFIPGSYVINIFVNGYKIFHSDSLHLSTAPSDSYLWVVYIRDSSLEGIILNEGTEVKLQFEFSNYDPEIAVITVEKCGVHVACMCSPQNSAADKEACVRIHERLEVSFDERLKMFLSRVAADVLPFKQKLGGCSKAQDAYYCPLCEIAEDSVLHLFQCCPYAKGLWYAGRWGFRVETIKAQSIKEFVEHIIDPPKELLAERVNKDEFTLYAVLAMNILLDAREDALFSNTKDSINQLAHRLNNQYDSYVRSFEEQNRESAWIKPPDQWVKLNSDGSYDQKNVGLAAILKDEHGNGRAIRRGININGKMGNAIGQTGQT, from the exons ATGGCTTTTCTAGTCAACAAAGGagtctcttcttcctttttcacCCACCAGTGTAGATATGATGTGTTTGTGAGTTTTAGAGGTGACGATACCCGCAATAGTTTTACAAGTATTTTGATTGGCATTTTGTATCATCATGGTATTAACATCTTCCTGGATAATGAGCACATAAGGGGTGAAGAGATTCCAGACAAACTTTTTGAAGCCATTGAAAGTTCAAGAATTGCAATCATCGTATTCTCTAAAAACTATGCATTTTCTACTTGGTGTTTGAAAGAActtgtcaaaattcttgagtGTAAAAAGAAAGGCCAAATTGTGCTaccaattttttacaaggtgGATCCATCAGAAGTACATAATCAAAAGGGAAAGTTTGGAGAAGCTTTGACAAAACATGAAATAGAGTTCAAGGATAAAATGGAAGTGCAAAAATGGAGGATAGCTCTACATGAAGCCGGCTATATAGGTGGATGGCATTGCAAAAAAGA CCACCCTCAATTTACACTtatcaaagaagtttttgaAGTGATCTCAAgagttaaattaaattataccAAAATATTTGAAGTTAAATACCCTGTTGGAATTGATTCTCGTGTGGAGGATATAAATTGGCATTTAGATATTGATTCAAACGATGTGCGTATGGTAGTGATCCATGGCCTTCCTGGAATAGGTAAGACAACAATTGCAAAAGCTATTTATGACTTAATTGCATATCGCTTTGAAGGAAGCAGCTTTCTAGAGAATGTTAAAGaaaactcaagaacaaaagATGGCAAACTCCATTTAAGAGAGACACTTTATTCAAAGATCTTAGGAGGTAGAACTTTGAAGGAGCTTGGTGCATTTCAAAGAATCAATATGAGAATGGAAATGCCTCAACACAAAAGAattcttttaattcttgatgACGTGGACAAATTAATCCAAGTAACAGATTTGCTTGGTGAATGCAGTTGTTTTGCTTCTGGAAGTAgaattattatcacaacaagagatgaaaatttaCTATCTACTCTTCAAGAAGATTATCATTTAACCTACTATAACTACAGGCTCAAGGAATTAGATAAACATGAATCTCATGAACTCTTTTGCCAACATGCATTCAAAGAAAACAAGCCTAAGAAAGGTTATTCAGAACTCGTAGACCTATTTATAAGTTATGCCAAAGGTCTTCCATTAGCTTTAAAAGTAATAGGTTCTGATTTGTATCCAAGAGATGATATACGCTGTTGGAAAAGTGCATTAGATAAGTACAAAAGAATTCTTCATCCAAATATTCTAGAAGTACTCAAAATAAGCTACGATGGATTGGACCAAACTCAACAGGATATTTTCCTTGATATTGCATGTTTTCTTAAGGAATTATGCAAGGATGTTGTCGAACATATACTACAAAGTTGCAATTCTTATGACCCATATTATGATATTGAAATACTTAAAGATAAGTCTCTCGTAGTTGTTGCTGGAGATGGCAAATTATCGATGCATGACTTGATACAACAAATGGGTTTGGAAATTGTTAGACAAGAATTAGAAGTGTCAAAGAAACATAGAAGGTTATTGTGTTATGATGACGCTCCCGAAGTATTAATTCCAGAAACG GGATTAGAAGAAGTTCGAGGCATAACATTGTGTTTATCACAACCAAGAAACATGCAATTGGATTTTGAAAAGATGAAGAATCTCAAATATTTGGTTGTACGTAATTTAATTTGTGAAGATGTTAAATATCTTCCAAATGAGTTAAGGTTAATTGATTGGAATGGATTTCCTTTACCTTCCTTGCCAACCACCGTTAATCTTCAAAAACTTGTTGCACTTAAAGTTCCAGGAAGCCACATTACATTGGATCAGCATTTCGAG AGATGTCGGTTCACAGCTTTGAAATATATGGATTTCACTGACTGTAAAAATGTTACCAAATTACCTGACTTATCGGTGATTGCCCCATCCATAAAGAAGCTGATACTtaaaagatgtgaaaatttaGTTGAGATTCATCAGTCTGTTGGACTTCTTGAAGGGCTTGAACATTGGAGTCTCTATGGATGTGAAAATCTTAAAATTATTCCAAGAATTCTCAAGTTGAAATCTCTTCAATGGTTTTGTCTTTGGAAGTTCTCCGATATTTGGCAAAGTACGGAAAGATTAGCTTTGCCTTTGTCAATTGAAAATCTCACTAGCCTTCATACGTTATCCATTTGTTCTAAAAACCTTAATGATCTTCCAAGCTGCTTCTCTACATTACCAAATCTTAAGTTTCTCTGTATGtatggttttgaaaatttttcaaagaacCTGGATATTCCTGATTGCTTCCCCAAATTGGAAACGTTATTGGTTATGTACAGCAATATTACTACCCTCCCCGACATCTCTAGCAGATTTcctcaattaaaaaaacttaatattgCCGGTTGCTGGAATTTTCAGAAAATTCCAAGACTTCCATCATGTATATTTATTGTAAGAATAGTAGGATGCAAATCGTTGGATTCACAATCAAGCAGAAGATTATTGAGTCAG TTCGCAGAAAAGGTAGGGCTTCCACAGAATATTGTATGTCCAAGGGGATCATCATACCGGGGCTATGCATCTGAAACAGACTTTGCTCATATAAAGGggttttcatttgaatttgatGGAAACGTGTTAATTCCAGGAAGTAAGATTCCAAAATGGTTCAATCATCAAATTGTTGGAAGTTCCATATCATTCTCGGTCGGTCGAAAACTACCATCATTTGCTTTCTGTGTTGCTATACAAGTGCAACTGAAAGATAAGGTTACTAAAAAGCGGGATTTTATACCAGGTTCCTATGTTATCAACATTTTCGTTAATGGTTATAAAATATTCCACTCAGATTCTCTACATTTGTCAACTGCACCATCTGATTCTTATCTATGGGTAGTCTATATAAGGGATAGTTCATTGGAAGGCATAATTCTAAATGAAGGGACTGAAGTTAagcttcaatttgaattttcaaattatgatCCAGAAATAGCCGTAATTACCGTAGAAAAGTGTGGGGTCCATGTAGCATGCATGTGTTCTCCTCAGAACTCTGCCGCAGATAAGGAGGCCTGCGTAAGAATTCATGAAAGATTGGAAGTGAGTTTTGATGAAAGATTAAAGATGTTTTTATCGAGAGTGGCTGCAGATGTCCTCCCCTTTAAGCAGAAGCTGGGCGGATGCTCCAAAGCTCAAGATGCCTATTACTGCCCTCTTTGTGAAATAGCAGAAGATTCAGTTTTACATCTATTTCAATGTTGTCCCTATGCCAAAGGATTGTGGTATGCTGGTAGATGGGGTTTTCGAGTAGAAACGATCAAAGCTCAATCTATAAAGGAATTCGTTGAACATATAATTGATCCCCCAAAGGAATTACTGGCAGAAAGAGTGAACAAAGATGAATTCACACTATATGCAGTATTGGCTATGAATATTCTTTTGGATGCACGGGAGGATGCTCTGTTTTCAAACACTAAAGACAGCATAAACCAGCTAGCACATCGTCTTAACAATCAGTATGACTCTTACGTGAGATCATTTGAAGAGCAAAACAGGGAAAGTGCTTGGATCAAGCCACCTGACCAATGGGTAAAGCTTAATTCTGATGGGTCATATGATCAAAAGAATGTAGGCTTGGCTGCGATTCTCAAAGATGAACATGGGAATGGCAGAGCAATCAGACGTGGCATAAACATCAACGGCAAGATGGGCAATGCCATTGGCCAAACAGGACAGACTTGA